The DNA region AGCAAAGTGTTTCGGTTTTAGTTTGGTGATCTCCTGAATTTGGAGTGATTCGTTATGCTCTTGAGACATTATCGCCGCAGTGGTAAAGATTAGTGGTGTTTGAACTTACTGCCAGAGATTTTGATCCCAATATTTTTACTTTAGCGCAAAGCCACGAACTTGAGCATAACGCAAATAAGATTGGATATTTACTCGTGAGGGTTGTCATTAGTCATTAGTCATTAGTCATTTGTATTTCAAACGACAATATTAACGATTGCAATGTACAATTCTTTTCGCGCATCAGCTTACGAACTTTGACCAGTCCCGATTTTAGTGACCAAAAAGAAAAAAGTACAGAGCAACTAAATTTATTTATGGGATTCTTATTTTTGACTTTTGACTTTTGACTTTTGACTTCCCTGTTCGCGCAGCGTCCCGTAGGAAAGGGGCTGACGAGTGTAGGAACGCTCAAAGTGAGTTTTGAGTGTTTGAGTCATAGCGGATATTACAACTGCTGCAATAGAAAGCGATATTGCTGCAATTCTAATTGTAGAATCATCTGCAAGTATCGCTACAGCAGCTAGAGCGATCGCTACCCCTATACAACTTTGCTTAACCCTATTTGTAACTTGATAAGCTCGATTGCAGGAATGACAAATAAGTGTATGGCGCGAGAATCTGTCTAACAAAATTGGCTTTGGATTCAACTCCCCATTTTCAACATTTTTCGATGTAGAATAGCCTTGATAAAAAGGTAAAGATGACCCAAATTTATCTAGCCACTTGCGGTACTCAACTACTAATGTGTCAGATGTTTTTAAAGGCAAGTATAGTTCTTTAAGACTTGTTTTTAAGCGCTCAATTTCTGACTGTTGTCCCGCAATGAGAGGTAAATCCTGCTCTAATATTTTGTTGGTATTTAAGTGATCTAGCCAGCGTGGTCTTAGCTTGACTCCCCAAGTCATGAAATTACGATAACCTCTAGCTAAAAGACGGCATCGCCCTTTACCTAAAGGAATCGAATATAAAGCTAGTCCAAATGTCCAGCCTCGGTCTTCAATATAAGCATTGTTCAGCACAAGACTTGGAGCAACAAAATCAATATATTTCCAAGCTTCATTTGATTTATTAATTCCTCGCCACCTACCTCGAATACCTTGAGCCGAACTCTCTAGGACTTCTATTTCTAGCGGTTGGGCATTTTTGCGATTACTACCTCCCCTAGTGCCATGATGACTAATAGCAACATGAGCCGGATCGGTAACGTTCTCTATTAGATATGTTTGGTCATAAGGCAGATCCAATATAAAGTCTGCACACACAAATCCTGGCTTATCTAAATCTGGCAAAATTGGGATATTTTCATCAACAGCAGTTTCTTTTTCACCAGCCCACACCCAAATCATGCCTTGACGTTCCACAACCTTAAAGGATTGCACGCAAGCATTGGCTGGAATTTTTGCATCTGCTGGTAATTGGGGAATGTGCAGACATTGACCATCACTGCCAAACTGCCAACCGTGATATAAACACTCAATTTTGCCGTCAATAATTTGTCCATCAGAAAGTTTGGCTGTACGGTGAGGACAACGATCTGTTAAACAGATAAACTGTCCATCTTTATTTTTGAATAAAACCAAAGGTTCATCGTACAAGGAAAAGCTATAAGGGCGGTTATCTGGTAAGTCTTGTACAAAGGCGACGGGATACCAGTATTGCCTCCAGTTAAATTCTTGCTTTTCCTCAAGCGTCTCAAAGGTAGAAGTTGGTGATGTTGCCTGTAGTGTCTCTGTTTCTAATGACATATTTTTCTCCAGGTTTCTATAATTTTAGACCTTTGGATAAGCAAATATTTAGTCCTAGAGATAGAACATTTCTAGGGTGAAACTTCAA from Nostoc commune NIES-4072 includes:
- a CDS encoding aromatic ring-hydroxylating dioxygenase subunit alpha is translated as MSLETETLQATSPTSTFETLEEKQEFNWRQYWYPVAFVQDLPDNRPYSFSLYDEPLVLFKNKDGQFICLTDRCPHRTAKLSDGQIIDGKIECLYHGWQFGSDGQCLHIPQLPADAKIPANACVQSFKVVERQGMIWVWAGEKETAVDENIPILPDLDKPGFVCADFILDLPYDQTYLIENVTDPAHVAISHHGTRGGSNRKNAQPLEIEVLESSAQGIRGRWRGINKSNEAWKYIDFVAPSLVLNNAYIEDRGWTFGLALYSIPLGKGRCRLLARGYRNFMTWGVKLRPRWLDHLNTNKILEQDLPLIAGQQSEIERLKTSLKELYLPLKTSDTLVVEYRKWLDKFGSSLPFYQGYSTSKNVENGELNPKPILLDRFSRHTLICHSCNRAYQVTNRVKQSCIGVAIALAAVAILADDSTIRIAAISLSIAAVVISAMTQTLKTHFERSYTRQPLSYGTLREQGSQKSKVKSQK